A single genomic interval of Vicia villosa cultivar HV-30 ecotype Madison, WI unplaced genomic scaffold, Vvil1.0 ctg.000010F_1_1, whole genome shotgun sequence harbors:
- the LOC131621679 gene encoding uncharacterized protein LOC131621679, with amino-acid sequence MKRTLARCRAFEETRKSCFLDPLFKDVLFATPALDNYTVSTVADNRPLAQNTMQDFAPPGSFPSRELNVLGNSNHPSNLDFARTRQILNGGKKAKVLPDGVGVSTYLRGKKGEVPLDNVGASDSLGGKKGKVLLDDVGASASLGGKKGEVLLDGVGASASLGEKKGEVLLDGVGASASLGEKKGEVLLDGVGASASLGGKKGEVLFDDDGVDASASLGGNKGEVLLASASLGGKKGEVLLEDVGASATLGNSFLGGTKGKRSKRGTNKDTSTRNYVKRGGRSSASNTRNGRKPKAKGKPKTDQLSTSAEGSLHKLVENTNSKHQLACGSDQLVSSDNNNVGSVPHGSRTIDFAFETEDPLDLTNMPELDSIEVGADKDLDSWLNIDVDPLEDDDDAVGLDIPMDDLFTVL; translated from the exons ATGAAGAGGACTCTTGCTAGATGCCGGGCATTTGAGGAAACCAGGAAAAGTTGCTTTTTGGATCCCCTGTTTAAAGATGTCCTATTTGCAACTCCTGCTCTTGACAACTATACTGTTTCAACTGTTGCTGATAACCGACCACTTGCTCAAAACACTATGCAAGATTTTGCACCACCAG GTTCATTTCCTTCCAGGGAGCTAAATGTCTTGGGAAATTCAAACCATCCATCCAACTTGGACTTTGCCAGGACTAGACAAATACTGAACGGAGGGAAGAAAGCTAAAGTGCTACCTGATGGTGTTGGTGTTAGCACTTATTTGAGAGGGAAGAAAGGAGAAGTGCCACTTGATAATGTTGGTGCTAGTGATTCTTTGGGAGGGAAGAAAGGAAAAGTTCTACTTGATGATGTTGGTGCTAGTGCTTCTCTGGGAGGGAAGAAAGGAGAAGTGCTACTTGACGGTGTTGGTGCTAGTGCTTCTTTGGGAGAGAAAAAAGGAGAAGTGCTACTTGACGGTGTTGGTGCTAGTGCTTCTTTGGGAGAGAAAAAAGGAGAAGTGCTACTTGACGGTGTTGGTGCGAGTGCTTCTTTGGGAGGAAAGAAAGGAGAAGTGCTATTTGACGATGATGGTGTTGATGCTAGCGCTTCTTTGGGAGGGAATAAAGGAGAAGTGCTACTTGCTAGTGCTTCTTTGGGAGGGAAGAAGGGAGAAGTACTACTTGAGGATGTTGGTGCTAGTGCAACTCTTGGTAATTCGTTCTTGGGTGGAACAAAGGGAAAGAGGAGTAAAAGAGGGACGAACAAGGACACTTCTACGAGAAATTATGTTAAAAGAGGCGGTCGTTCTTCTGCAAGTAACACAAGGAATGGGCGTAAACCAAAAGCAAAGGGCAAACCGAAGACAGATCAACTCTCTACTTCTGCAGAAGGGTCACTTCACAAGTTGGTGGAAAATACTAACTCTAAGCATCAATTGGCTTGTGGCTCTGATCAACTGGTTTCCAGTGATAACAATAATGTTGGCTCTGTACCTCATGGTTCTAGAACTATCGATTTTGCCTTTGAAACTGAGGATCCCTTGGATTTAACAAACATGCCTGAACTAGACTCCATAGAAGTTGGTGCAGATAAAGACCTGGATTCTTGGTTAAACATTGATGTGGATCCcttagaagatgatgatgatgcggTGGGCCTAGACATACCGATGGACGATCTGTTCACGGTTCTGTGA